A part of Triplophysa dalaica isolate WHDGS20190420 chromosome 17, ASM1584641v1, whole genome shotgun sequence genomic DNA contains:
- the sult1st6 gene encoding sulfotransferase 1C2 — protein sequence MEEKPLSYEESIRRAGDALKRFPLIDVQGVPLMSTIAANWKAVSEFSPDPSDLLIATYPKAGTTWAQEIVDLLLHNGDAEMCKRAPTAVRIPFLEIFSPPPIPSGLDLLKQMKPPRVIKTHLPFQLVPKGFWENKCKVIYVARNAKDNAVSYFHFDRMNLTQPEPGPWDGYVDKFMKGQLSWGSWYDHVKGYWKERKEMNILYIFYEDMKENPHKEIERIMRYMELSVPDDVIERIAQLTSFNVMKDNPMANYSYIPKPVFDQSISVFMRKGEVGDWVHHFTPDQSQVFEKDYAKQMKDVNIPFRFNI from the exons ATGGAAGAGAAACCACTGAGCTATGAAGAATCCATAAGGAGGGCTGGTGATGCTCTTAAACGCTTTCCTCTGATAGACGTTCAGGGTGTACCTCTCATGAGCACGATTGCTGCAAACTGGAAAGCAGTTTCTGAATTCTCTCCCGACCCATCGGACCTGCTTATTGCTACCTACCCTAAAGCAG GTACAACCTGGGCTCAGGAGATAGTGGATCTTCTCCTGCACAATGGGGATGCTGAGATGTGCAAGAGAGCACCCACAGCTGTCCGTATCCCATTCTTAGAAATATTCTCTCCTCCACCTATACCATCAG GGCTTGATTTACTTAAGCAAATGAAGCCTCCAAGAGTCATCAAGACTCACCTGCCCTTTCAACTTGTGCCAAAAGGTTTCTGGGAAAATAAATGCAAG GTTATCTATGTGGCCCGAAACGCTAAGGACAATGCTGTAAGCTACTTTCACTTTGATCGTATGAACTTAACCCAGCCAGAGCCAGGACCTTGGGATGGATATGTAGACAAGTTCATGAAGGGGCAAT TGAGCTGGGGCTCTTGGTATGATCATGTAAAAGGTTACTGGAAGGAACGAAAAGAAATGAACATCCTCTACATCTTCTATGAGGACATGAAAGAG AATCCTCATAAGGAAATCGAAAGAATCATGCGCTATATGGAGCTCTCAGTTCCTGATGATGTCATAGAGAGGATTGCACAGCTGACATCTTTCAATGTCATGAAGGACAATCCAATGGCCAACTACTCATATATCCCAAAGCCAGTGTTTGATCAATCCATATCTGTCTTCATGAGAAAAG GGGAAGTCGGTGACTGGGTCCACCATTTCACTCCAGATCAATCCCAGGTGTTTGAGAAAGACtatgcaaaacaaatgaaagatgtGAATATTCCATTCCGCTTTAACATTTGA